Proteins encoded together in one Lathyrus oleraceus cultivar Zhongwan6 chromosome 5, CAAS_Psat_ZW6_1.0, whole genome shotgun sequence window:
- the LOC127084146 gene encoding beta-1,3-galactosyltransferase 7, translated as MIKMKTRASTKISAKWIPIFSVFSFLIGMLITNRMWEQPESNGLIISKHQRDQQELQLISEDCSNKKKQEKPKDEMNELYKTHEAIQALDKQVSMLQMELAAARSSREKNSTGSATGSAEGASKKKKAFVVIGINTAFSSRKRRDSVRETWMPQGEQLLQLEREKGIVIRFMIGHSATSNSILDRAIDSEEAQHKDFLRLQHVEGYHELSAKTKTFFSTAVAIWDADFYVKVDDDVHVNLGVLAATLARHRTKPRVYIGCMKSGPVLSRKDVKYHEPEFWKFGEEGNKYFRHATGQIYAISKDLATYISINQPILHKFANEDVSLGSWFIGLEVEHIDDRSMCCGTPPDCEWKAQAGNICVASFDWSCSGICKSVEKIKYVHSKCGEGDGAVWSALF; from the exons ATGATTAAGATGAAGACTCGTGCCTCTACCAAAATCTCTGCTAAATGGATTCCAATTTTCTCTGTCTTTTCCTTCCTTATTGGCATGCTTATCACAAACAG GATGTGGGAGCAACCTGAATCAAATGGTTTGATAATTTCTAAGCATCAGCGTGATCAGCAAGAACTTCAACTGATCTCAGAAGATTGTTCTAACAAAAAG AAGCAGGAAAAGCCTaaggatgaaatgaatgaattgTATAAAACCCATGAAGCTATTCA GGCTCTAGACAAACAAGTTTCTATGTTGCAAATGGAATTAGCAGCGGCTAGGAGTTCTCGCGAAAAGAACTCCACTGGCTCGGCCACCGGTTCTGCGGAAGGTGCTTCCAAGAAGAAGAAGGCATTTGTAGTGATAGGTATAAACACGGCTTTCAGTAGTAGGAAGCGGCGTGATTCGGTTAGAGAAACTTGGATGCCGCAAG GCGAGCAACTTCTTCAATTGGAACGAGAGAAAGGAATCGTCATCAGATTCATGATTGGCCACAG TGCAACTTCAAACAGCATTCTAGATCGAGCTATTGATTCAGAAGAAGCTCAACACAAAGACTTTCTTCGCCTG CAACACGTGGAAGGGTATCATGAGCTGTCTGCAAAGACAAAGACTTTCTTTTCTACTGCTGTTGCAATATGGGATGCTGATTTCTATGTCAAAGTGGATGATGATGTTCATGTCAATTTAG GTGTCCTAGCAGCAACCCTTGCTCGACATCGTACAAAACCAAGGGTCTACATTGGATGTATGAAATCTGGACCTGTTCTATCTCGAAA GGATGTCAAGTACCATGAACCAGAGTTTTGGAAGTTTGGGGAAGAGGGAAACAAATACTTCCGACACGCAACCGGACAGATATATGCAATCTCTAAGGATTTGGCCACTTACATTTCCATTAACCA GCCGATTCTACACAAATTTGCCAATGAAGACGTCTCACTTGGTTCATGGTTCATCGGTCTTGAAGTCGAGCATATTGATGACCGCAGTATGTGCTGTGGAACCCCTCCAG ACTGTGAGTGGAAGGCACAAGCAGGTAACATATGCGTTGCATCGTTTGATTGGAGCTGCAGCGGAATCTGCAAATCAGTGGAGAAGATTAAATACGTACACTCGAAATGCGGTGAAGGGGACGGAGCTGTTTGGAGTGCTTTATTTTAG